DNA from Desulfuromonas sp. AOP6:
ACGCCCGCAGTCTGGCGGATATCCGTCAGGCCGACTTCGTCCTGACGCTGGGCTGCGACCCGATCGGGGAAGGCCCCCTTCTCGCCCTGGCCATCCGGCAGGCCGTGCGGGCGGGGGGGCTGGCCGCCAGCATCGACCCCCGTCCCGTCGATCTCTGCTGTCCGGCCGCGCACCTGCCCATGCCGCCCCAGCGCCTGCTTGAGGTGCTGGCGGCGCTGCGCACCAGGGATTTTTCCCGATTTGCCCGTCAGGAAGCAAGCTTCCTCGAAGGGATTGCCAGTCGCCTTGAGCGGGCGCAGCGCCCCGTCATCGCCGCCGGCGCCGATCTGCTTGGTGGTGACGGCGTCCGCGCGCTCTTTCGCACCCTGGCAGCCTTCTCGCCCACCGATCGCTCCTGCGGCGCCTTTGTGCTGCTGGGCGGACCCAACAGCTACGGGGGCGCCTTGCTCTCGCAGGGGGAAGATACGTTCGACCACCACCTGAATGCCATGCTTAACGGCAGCGTCCGGGCCATGGTGTGCCTGGAAACGGATCCTTTCAGCGAGTATCCCGATCCGGCCCGGGCGGGGGCGGCCCTCTCGCGCCTGGAGTATCTCGCCGTTTTCGACTCGCTCCCCACGGTTGCTTCTCGCCATGCCGACCTGCTGCTGCCCACCACGGTAACGGCTGAAGGAGAAGGGATCTTTGTCAACAATGAGGGGCGGCCTCAAGCCTTTCAGCCGGTGTTCTCGGCCGGCCTTTCCCTGCGGGAGACGGGCCAGGGCAAGCACCCGCCGCGTGAATTCACCGAGCCAGGTGCTGACGAGCAGCCCCGGCAGGCCTGGGCCATCCTGGCCGATCTTCTGGGATTGAAGGACTCGCTGACTGCCCTGCGCCATCACCTTGCCACCCAGAATCCCCTGTTCGCGGCCCTAGCCGAACGTCCAGGGGAACGTCTGTCAGCGCCTGCGGCCGCTGTGGCCGAAAGCACCGCCCAGCCGCTGGAGTGTGTGCCAGAAAAGGCCCTGACCCTGATACCTGTCGAATCCCTTTTCGGTTCCGAGTTGCTGGCCAGCCTGTCGACGCCCCTGCAGCTCAGAGACACCGACCCCTATGTGCTGCTCCATACCGAGGATGCCAGGGAGCGCGGCCTGCGCGAAGGAGACCGGGTTCGCCTCTCCTCCTCCCTGGGCCATTTCAGCCTGACTCTGCGCCTTTCTTCCCGGATGGCTCGGGGCGTCGCCCTGGTGCCGCGACGGCGCGGCAGCGGCATCGAGCTGTTGGTACCCGGGGGGCCGCGGCAATACGGCTGGCTGGAAACGGAGCCGGGAGGTCCGCCATGATGGATATGCTGCTGACTCTCGCCCTGATTCTGGTCAAGCTCCTCCTCATCTTTGGCGTCGTTCTGACCCTGGCTGCCTATCTGGTGCTGGCCGAGCGCAAGATCCTCGGACGCCTGCAATTGCGTCACGGCCCCAATCGCGTCGGCCCCTTCGGCCTGTTACAGCCGCTGGCCGACGTCATCAAGCTGCTTACGAAGGAGGACACGATTCCGGCCGGCGCCGACCGGCCCATCTTTCTGCTGGCGCCCGGCCTCACAGCCATCACGGCCCTGCTCGCCTTTGCCGTGGTCCCTTTTTCGCCCCCCATCACCCTTTTCGGCCGTACCGTTCCTATGGTCGTGTGCGATCTGAACATCGGGGTGCTCTACTTTCTCGGCCTATCGTCCCTGGCCGTCTACGGTGTGGCCTTGGGCGGCTGGGCCTCCAATTCCAAATACGCCCTGCTCGGCTCCATTCGCGGCCTGGCCCAGCTCATTTCCTACGAACTGTCCATGGGACTGGCCATCGTGCCGGTGGTGCTGGCCACGCGCTCCTTCTCCCTCACCGATATCGTCATGGCCCAGGCGAACATTCCCTTCGCCCTGGTGCACCCTTTGGCCTTTCTGATATTCTTTATCAGCATGCTGGCGGAATCGAAGCGGGTTCCCTTCGACCTGCCCGAGGCGGAAGCCGAGCTGGTGGCCGGATTTCACACGGAATATTCGGGTATGCGTTTCGGCCTCTTTTTTGTCGGCGAATACATCAACCTCATCATTCTCAGCGCGATGATCACCGTCCTCTTTCTCGGCGGCTGGCATGGCCCTCTGCTGCCGCCGCTGGTTTGGTTCGTCGGAAAAGTTCTGTTCATCTGCTTTATCTTTATTTGGATCAGGGGCTCGTTGCCACGGCTGCGCTACGACCAGCTCATGCACTTCGGCTGGAAGGTGCTGGTGCCCCTGGCCCTGCTGAACGTCCTCGTTACCGGAGCGGTACTGCTCTGGCTGGGAGTCTGACATGTCCCTCTGGCGCGACATCCAGGGTACGCTGCAGCCTTTCTGGGTCACCCTGCGCAATATGATGCGAAAACCGGTAACCCGGCAGTACCCGGAAGAAAAAACCGTTCCGTCTTTCCGCTACCGGGGCCGCCTGGTCCTGACGCGCGATCCCCAGGGTGAGGAGCGCTGCGTCGCCTGCCATATGTGCAGCGCCGCCTGCCCCGTCGACTGCATTTCGATGCAGGCGGCCGAAGCCGAAGATGGCCGCCGCTACGCCGCCTGGTTCCGCATCAACTTCGCCCGCTGCATCTTCTGCGGCCTCTGCACCGAGGCCTGTCCGACCCTGGCCATCCAGATGACGACGGATTACGAGTTCGCCAAGAGAGATCCGCTGCACTTCGTCTATGAGAAAGACGACCTGCTCATCCACGACGGCGGCAAGGATCTCCACTATGATTTTTATCGTCATGCCGGCATCGGCGTGGCCAACCCCCGGGGAAAGAACGCGGACGAATATGGTCCCGTCGACCCCCGCAGCCTGCTGCCCTGAGGTAATCACATCATGGCGACCGCCCTCTTCTACATTTTGGCCCTCACCGCCCTGGCCGCCACGGGCATGTGCATCACCCGGCGCAATCCCGTGCATGCGGTCCTCTACCTGGTCAACGCCTTTTTCGCCCTGGCCCTGCTCTTTTATCTGCTCGGCGCCCCCCTGGTGGCCGCCTGGGAGGTCATCATCTACACCGGGGCGATCATGGTCCTTTTTCTTTTCATCATCATGATGCTCGAACTGGCCCCGGACCAACCCGTGCAGGGGGCAGGCTGGCGTCGCTGGGGACCGGTCGTGCTGCTGTCCGGCGTGCTGCTGAGCTGCACCCTTCTTTTGCTTGGCCTCGACAGCAGCGGTGCCGACGGGTTGCCCCATTTCTATGCTTCACCGCGCACCTTCGGCTACGCCCTGTTCAAGGAATACCCTCTGGCCGTGGAAATCGTCTCTTTCCAGCTGTTGTTCGCGGCGGTGGGCGCCTACTACGTGGGACGCGTCGACAGCAGGAAACAACGTCCCGAAACGGAAAGGGAGGACGCATGATCGTGCCTCTCTCGCATGTGCTCGGCTTTGCCGCCGCCCTCTTTCTCATGGGACTCGCCTGCACCCTGGCGCGGCGCAATCTGATCATGATCCTCATCGGCATCGAGATCATGCTCAACGCCGCCGGTCTGGCCTTTATCGGCGCCGCCGCCTTCTGGCGCCAGGTCGACGGCCAGATTTTTGTCATTTTTCTGATGGCCATGACTTCAGCCGAAGTCGCCATTTCCCTGGCTATGGTCGTCTACCTGCGTCGGCAGAAGACCAGCCTCGAGGCCGACGCTTATGACGGGATGAAGGGATGACCCACTCAACGCTGCTGCTCATACCCCTCGCTCCACTTATAGGGGGGATCCTCAACGTCCTTTTCGGCATGCGTCTGCCGCGCCGTCTGAGCGAATTTCTGGCCGTGGCCGGGGTAGCCGCAAGCGCGCTGCTGACCCTGGCCGCCTGGCCCCTGGCCGGCGGTGAAGGTACCCACTTCACACTTTTCACCTGGCTGCAGAGCGGTACCCTGCAGATTCCCTTTGAGCTCCTTTTCGACCCGCTCTCTGCCCCCATGGCGCTCATGGTCACCTCAGTTTCCACCCTCATCCACCTTTACGCCATCGGCTACATGCAGGGTGAAGAAGACTATGCCCGCTTTTTCGCCCTCCTCAACCTGTTCGTCTTCGCCATGCTCCTCATCGTGCTGGCCGATAATCTGCTGGTGCTCTTTCTGGGCTGGGAAGGGGTAGGCTTCTGTTCCTATGCTCTCATCGGCTTCTGGTATCGGCAGGAGAAAAACGCCAACGCCGGACGCAAGGCGTTTCTCGTCACCCGCGTCGGCGATGTTTTTCTCGGCATCGCCATCCTCTGGCTGTTCGACCTCTTCGGTACTCTCTCCATCAGCGCCATCAACAGCCAGGCCGCCGGGCTCGCTGCCGGCGTGCTGACCCCCTTGGTCATCCTGCTTCTACTGGGGGCCTGCGGCAAGTCGGCCCAGCTGCCCCTCATGACCTGGCTCCCCGACGCCATGGCCGGACCCACTCCCGTATCGGCCCTCATTCATGCCGCCACCATGGTCACCGCCGGCGTCTACCTGCTCTGCCGCCTCTTTCCCCTCGTCAGCCTGTCAGCCACCGGCATGGCCCTGATCAGCGCCGTCGGCGCCTTGACCGCCTTTTACGCCGCCACCTGCGCTTTGGCCCAACGAGAGATCAAAAAAGTACTGGCCTACTCCACCATGAGTCAGGTCGGCTACATGTTCCTCGGTGTCGGCTCCGGTGCCGTCGCCGGCGCCATGTTTCATCTCTTCACCCACGCTTTTTTCAAAGCCCTGCTGTTCATGGCGGCGGGCTGTGTTATTCACCTGTGCGCCCAGGAGAACGACATCTTCCGCATGGGTGGGCTGGCCAGAAAAAGCCCGCTTGTTTTCATTCTCTTTCTGGCAGGGGCACTGAGCCTGGCCGGCGCGCCTTTGAGCAGCGGCTTCTTTTCCAAGGACAGCCTCCTCGCCGCCGACTACGCCCTGCACACCCCTTTTTACACTGGACTGCTTGTCCTGGCTGTGCTGACGGCCCTGCTGACAGCCGTCTACACCTTTCGCCTGCTTTACCTCGTTTTCGCCGGAACGCCACGTTTTTCTGGTGAGCCGCACCACCTGCCACGGCTGATGACCTGGCCTTTGATTCCTCTTGCCATCGTCGCCGTCGGCGGCGGCCTGATCAACCTGCCCGAGTTCTACGGTGGCCATGCCTGGCTTTCTCACTTTCTAGGCTCTCTGGCCGGCGCCCCTGTTCACATCAGTCACACGGAGGAAGGATTCATCGCCGCTCTCGCCGCTATCCTCTTCGTGCTCGGCTGGCTGCTGAGCCGCCGGCGCTATCAGGGAGACCTCCCCGAGGAGACCGGCCCGGTCTGGCGGTTTTTATTGTCCGGCTGGCAGGCGGATACGCTCATTCGCAAGGTTTTGCTGCACCCCTTCGCCTCTCTCGCGCGTTTTTTCTGGCAGGGGACGGATAGATCCCTTATCGATGGCATCCTTCACAGTCTCGCCCGGGGCTGTCAGCTTGGCGGGGACCGACTGAGAGCCTTGACCAGTGGTCGGCTTTCCCACTACCTCGCTGCTGTCGCCTGGGGATTATTACTGTTCATGCTCTTTTTTCTGGTGCAGGTAGCCCAGAGCTAGCCTGTTGCATTAAGCCTTTTCCTGACGGTTTGCCATGGAGACCTCGTTGCCTTTACTTTCCCTGCTAGTGTGGCTGCCTTTGCTGGGAGCCCTGACCTGCCTGCTGCTGCGTCCTTATACCGGGGCCGGTCGCTGGACAGCCCTGGCTGTGACCACCGCCGTTTTCTCCCTGAACCTCTGGGCTTTCCTGGAAAGCCGCGGCCTCGACGGTTGGCTCTGGCAGGAAGACCATGCCTGGATCCCCCGCTACGGCATTCGCTACACGCTCGGTATGGACGGTCTTTCCCTGACCCTGACCCTGCTGACCGCCTTTTTGCTGGTCATCGCCGTCCTTATTTCCTGGCGCCTCGACGTCCACACGCATTTCTTCTTCTCACTGCTGCTCTTGATCGAGAGCGGCATCATGGGCGTTTTTCTCGCTCTTGATCTGGTTCTCTTCTATCTCTTCTGGGAGGTCATGCTCATCCCCATGTTCTTCCTTATTGGCGTCTGGGGGCATGAGAACCGCCTCTACGCCGCCGTCAAATTCTTTCTCTTTACCCTGGCCGGCAGCCTGCTTATGCTGCTGGCCATGATCACGCTCTACCTTGTGCATGGAGACCAGAGCGGGCATTACACCTTTGCGCTGGCATCCCTGGTGGACACCCAACTGCCACCGGCCCTTTCCTGGTGGCTCTTTGGCGCCTTTTTTGCCGCCTTTGCCGTCAAGGTGCCCCTCTTCCCCCTGCACACCTGGCTGCCCGACGCCCACACCGAAGCCCCGACGGCCGGCTCGGTCATCCTGGCCGGGGTGCTGCTCAAAACAGGGGTCTACGGGCTGCTACGCTATGGCTTTCCCCTCTTTCCCGAACCGGCCAGGGCAAGCCTGCCCGTGCTGGGCGTATTGAGCCTGATCGCCATTTTTTATGCCGCCTGGATCGCCTACACCCAGAGCGACGCCAAACGGCTGATCGCCTACTCCTCGGTAGCGCACATGGGTTTCGTGATACTTGGGATAGCGGCCTGGAACACGACGGCTCTGGAGGGGAGCCTGCTGCAGATGGTCAATCACGGCATCACCACCGGAGCGCTCTTTGCTCTTATCGGAATGATCGACGCACGCGCCCACACCCGCGAAATCTCAGAGCTGGGAGGGCTGTGGGCAAAGGCTCCTGTTCTCGGTGCCTTTTTCCTCTTCTTTGCCCTGGCCTCCCTCGGGCTGCCCGGCCTGAACAACTTTACCGGTGAAATTCTGATCCTGATCGGCACTTTTGCTGTCCATCCCCTCTGGGCCTCTCTGGGGCTGGTGGGCGTGCTCTTTGCCGCCATCTACATGCTCAGGCTCGTGCAGGGCGTACTCTGGGGACAATCTCACAGTACCCAGGACTGGGGGGATATTTCCTGGCGGGAGACGCTCATCCTGGCGCCTCTTGCCCTGCTCGTCCTCTGGCTTGGTCTTTACCCACACCCTTTTCTTGAACCCCTGCGGGAACCCGTACAGCGTCTTTTACTGGAATCCTCGTTGAGAGGTCTGGGAGGACTGCCATGACCCTGCTGGAACTGCACGCCCTCCTCCCCGTTCTGCTGCTGGCGGCCGGCGCCGTTGCCCTGTTGCTGGCCGGAGCCTGGCAAGCTCACTATGTCACCGCCATGACGTACGGCGTCCTCATCGCTCTCGGAGCAGCCGCCATCGCGCTATTTTATGAACCGGCCACCGCGTCCACGGCCTTGGGCCTCTTCACCATGGACAGCTACAGCCGGTTTTTCGCGGTCCTCTGGTCTTTGCTGGCCGCCCTCACCCTCCTCATGTCCTTTCGCTACGGGCAAAGGCACTATTTTTTGGGTGGTGAATATGCCGCCCTGATTCTCTTTGCCGCCGCCGGCATGATTCTACTGTCCAGCGCCTCCTCCTTCTTCGGCCTTTTTCTCGGCCTGGAGACCTTCACTCTCGTCTTTTACATCCTCATCGCCTTCCACAAAGGTTCGCCTTTGGGGGCAGAGGCCGGCCTCAAATACCTGATCATGGGAGGAGTGGCCACCGGCCTGCTCGCCATGGGGATCGCCCTGATCTATGCCGCCACGGGCACCTTTCATTTCGACTCAGCTTCCTTGATACCTGTCGGCGATCAGGCCCTGCGTCCCCTGCTCCTCGCCGGTTGGGCCCTGCTGCTGGGCGGACTCGGCTTCAAAACGTCCCTGGTCCCCTTTCACCTCTGGACGCCTGACGTCTACGAGGGAGCCCCATCGCCGGTAACCGCCTTGCTGGCTACGGGATCCAAGGGAGCCGTCTTCGCCGCCCTGGTTCTGCTCTTTGCCGGCAGCGATTTGACCGGATCCCCTTTGGGCAGCCTCCTATGGCTGCTGTCCGCCCTCTCCATGGCAGTCGGTACCCTCTGCGCCCTGCGGCAGCACAACCTCAAGCGCATGCTCGCTTATTCCTCGGTCGTTCACATGGGCTATCTGCTGCTGGCCCTCCTCCCCGCCGGGAGCAACGGCTCGGGGGCCATTCTTTTCTATCTGGTCGCCTACAGCGGTGCCACTCTCGGGGCTTTTGCCGTGCTTACCGTGTTCTCAACCGGCGAATCCGAGGCGGCATCCTATGATCATTTCCGTGGGGTCGGGTATCGACAGCCGCTGGCAGCCCTGGTGCTGCTGATCTGTATGCTCTCCCTGGCTGGTATCCCCCCGACGGCGGGCTTCATGGGCAAGTTTTCCATTTTTTACGCCGCCATTGAAGGAGGGTATACAGGTCTGGCCCTCATTGGTATACTCAGCTCCCTGATCTCCCTTGCTTATTATCTGCGGCCCGTCATGGTCATGTACATGGCGGGCACAGAGGATGGTATGACGGTCACCGAAACATCGTGCTCGGCCGCTGAAAAATCGGTCCTGATCCTCTGTTTGCTGGTTACATTGCTGCTGGGTGTCTATCCTGGCCCTCTTTTCGATACGATCGCCCTTATTCTGCCGTGAACCCTGAACCAGGAGAATTGCCATGGAAAACCGCATCGCACAATTTCTCAAGGCTGATACCTTCGCCGTCGCCGGCGCTTCCACAAATCGGGACAAATATGGCAACAAGGTGCTGCGCTGCTACCTGCAGAACGGCAGAAAGGCCATCCCCATCAACCCCAGAGCGACTGAAATCGAAGGAATCCCCTGCGTGTCCTCTGTGGCAGAGCTTCCCGCCGAGGCGAAGAGCCTTTCCATCATCACCCCGCCGAAAATAACCGAACAGGTGGTCACCGCCGCCATCGCCAAAGGCATCGAGAACATCTGGATGCAGCCCGGCGCCGAGAGCCCTGCCGCCATCGCCCTTTGCGAAGAAAAGGGCATCAATGTCATTGCCGATGGCAGCTGCCTGCTCGTTGTCCTTGGTTTTCGCGATGTTTGAGCTGATCCTGTGCTCCTGTGCTCTTCCATAGCGCCGTCATGAAAAGGTCCTCTTTTTTCACTCTGGCCAGCTTTTTGATTCTCATCGGCTTGGCCGCGCTGACCCTACGCCCGTCGGAACCTTCGCCACCGGTCAGCCAATTTACCGGCCTGACCATGGGGACTACCTTCACCGTCACCCTGGCCGGTGACATCGACGCAACCACACTCGATGCCATCAAGCAGGAAGCCTTTGCCGTACTGGAGGACATCAATCAAAAGATGTCTACCTATCTCCCTTCCTCCGAGGTAAGCCGTTTCAGCGACGAACAGACCACGGAGTGGATGCCTGTATCCACCGCGACGGCAGAGGTCGTTGACCTGGCTCTCCGCATCGGAGCCGAGACCGCCGGCGCCTTTGACATCACGGTTGGCCCCCTGGTAGATCTCTGGGGATTTGGTCCCGTCTCCCGGCCTGACCTGGTGCCCGCCCCATCGGACATCGACCGTCTGCTGGCAATCACAGGCTACGAGAAGGTGGAATGCCGGCTGGCGCCACCGATGCTCCGCAAAGTCGATCCCAGGCTGCGTATCGACCTCTCCGCCATTGCCAAAGGCTATGCCGCCGATCGCGTCGCCGCCCGGCTTCTCTCGCGCGGCCTGCATGATTTCATTGTCGAAGTCGGTGGGGAAGTCGTGGTCAGGGGTGCCAAAGGGCCGCAGACTCCCTGGCGCATCGGCATAGAATCACCCTTGTCCGACCGGCGAGAGATTGGCGATGTTCTGAGCCTGCGGGATATGGCCATGGCCACTTCGGGCGACTATCGCAACTACTTTGAAGATAACGGTCGGCGTTATTCGCACACGATCGATCCACGCACAGGATACCCTATCGATCATGCCCTGGCCGCTGTCACCATCCTCGACCCTTCCTGCGCACGGGCCGATGCGCTGGCCACCGCCTTTATGGTGCTCGGACCCGACCAGGCCTTTTCCTTGGCAGAGAAGGCCAACATTGCCGCCTTACTCATTGTCAAAACCCCAAGCGGCTTTGTCGAAAAACGCAGCAAGGCCTTTCAGGCGAAAGCACCTCAATCCCTATAAGGATTTTTCCTTTTACCCGTTAAAAACAAAAAGCCCCGGACTGCTACACAGTCCGGGGCTTTTTGTTTTTGAATACGAGGGGAATCAGGCTTTGCGAACCTCGACTTTGACCAGGTTCTTCCCCTGCGGCATGACCTGTTGGATGTTCAGGTCGGCGAAGTGATAGTTGGCAAAGAGCAGATCCTGAGGAATCTTGTCGGTCAGACGAGCCTTGCTCGTGGCCGACCCCAATGAGGAGACGACCTGAATCTTATCCCCATCGGCCACCTGCAGAGTGGCGGCTGTGGCCGGATTCATCTCTACCCAGCCTTCGGGAGCAATTTCGAGATTGGCCGGGCTGTGGGTGGTCAACAGGTCGAAGTGGAAGAGATTCTTGCCAACGAGGAGCTGCAGACCCTCTTCAACGTCACCCTGGGTGGCCGCGATGAATTGCAGACTCTTTTCTTCGGGAGCGAAGGGCAATTTCCGGCAAGGCTTACACAGTCCCTCTCCGGCAAAACAGAGGTCACCGTAGAGACTGGTGAGCTCTTTTGCCTCACGCAGCAACACCTCGGTATTAATCTTGTCGGTACGCCGGCTGACACGGTTGTACAGTTCGGCGAGAATAGTCCAATCTTCACGGGCTTCGCCGACGGGCTCAATAGCCTGCCCCAGGCAGCTGATACGCCCGTCCAGAGCGGTAACGCTCCCCGTCTTTTCGGCAAAAGAGGCACCCGGCAGCACCACATGCGCCAGCTTGGTCAGTTCGCTGTCCAGAATGTCCTGAACGATGAGGAAATCAAGCTTTTCCAGGGCCTTACGCCAACGAGCACTTTCCGGAAAGGAGACCAGCGGATTGGTAGCGGCCAGGTAGAGAGCACGGATGTTCCCTTTTTCGATCTGTTCCAGCATCTGCAGAGCGTTGTAGCCATCCTGTGGCAGAGCGGTACGCCAGGCGACATCGAACTTGCCACGAGCCGCGCTATAGTCCTGGAAGCCGGGCAGGAACTCAGGGCAAACGCCCATATCGAGAAGACCCTGCATATTGCCTTCTTCATGCACAGGAAAGAGACCACCGATATCGCCATGCAGGGCTCCGCACACCAGGGCCAGAGTGACAATCGCCCTGGTCTTGTCGCCAGCATTCGCTGCAGTCAGAATATCCCGGCCGAAGATGACGGACACGCTTTTGGCCTGTCCGAGATGTTCGGCGGCTTCCTCCAGGAACTGGCGGGAGACCCCCGTCTCTTTGATCGCCTTGTCGAGATCGACGGCGGCCAGTGCCTGCTTCATATCATCGAGGTTGCCCACAAAGCGGGTGAGGTAGTCCTCGTCTGCCAGGCCTTTGTCGAGAATGAGGCGGGTCAAGGCGTTAGCCAAGGCCACTTCACTTCCGGGCCGGTAGCCGAGGAAGGTGTTGGAATGACGGCGCAGCTTGACGGAGCGCATGTTGGCCACCACCAGGGGCGCATCGTTTTTACGGCAGGCTTTTTCGATCTGCCAATCGACGGCGGGAGCCTCGGCGGTCACGTCAGCTCCAAAAACCAGTACCGCCCTCGACGATCCAATCTTACCGAGGGCATTGCTGCTGCCGGCGTAACCGAGCGTTTCCCGAAGGGCCTTATAGGCCTCCAGCACACCGAAACGGGCGCCGGAATCGATATTGTTGGAACCGATGGCCACGCGGAAGAGCTTCTGGAACAGGTAATTCTCTTCATTGGTCAGGCGGCCGGAGCTCAGGCCGGCAATAGCGGCGGGCCCGGACTCCTTACGGATCTGCTGGATTTTGTCGGCGACCGCACCGAAGGCTTCGTCCCAGGAGACGTGAACGGTGGACTGTTCGTCCTTCAGACTGGGGCGCTGCAGCCGCTCGGGAGAGTGAATGAAGGCATGGCCGAAGAAACCGCCGACACACAGGTTGCCATTGTTGACAGTCCCTTCGTCTTCGGAAGTCAGGCGGTAAACCTGGCCGTTTTTGACATTGATATCCACCTGGCAGTGACTGCCGCAGGTCGTGCAGACGCTGGCCTTCCTGGTCATTTCCCAGGGTCGGGACTTAAATTTGAAGGGTTTTGAGATCATGGTGCCGGTAGGACACACGGCGACACAGTTGCCGCAGAACTCACAAAGATCGAGGTCTTTGTCGATAAAGGTTCTGTCCCCCTTGTCATTGACGAAAAGGGCGCCGGAACCGATAGTTTCGTGACAGACCTTGACGCATTTTTCGCAGAGCACACAGCGGTTGGGAACCTGCTGAATCAGGGGCCAGCCGTTGATAGCCTCATGATTGACGTCCTCGGCCGTAAAGGGTTGGGTCGTGACCTCGAGATCAAAGCAGATATTCTGCAGATCGCACTCACCGGCGGCATCGCAGACCGGACAATCCAGGGGATGGTTGACCAGCAGCAGCTGTACAATTTCCTTCCGGATCTTTTTGAGACGTTCGGACTGGGTGGTGACTTCCATCCCATCAACGACCCGGGTATTGCAGGCCGTCATCAGCTTGTCTACACCCTTGATCTCGACCACACAGACCCGGCAGGCGCCCGTGGGAGACACTTTCTTCAGAAAACAGAGGGTTGGAATCTTGATGCCGACTTTTTCGGCAGCCGCCAGAATGGTGGCCCCTTTTTCTATCTGGACATCTTTTCCGTCGATCTTGAGATTGACCATGGACTCATCACCTTTGGTTTATCTGGGCAGCCCCTTCTCCGATCCCTGGCAGCGCGAAAGCCCAGGGTACGTTTTTCAGGGCAATGACTAGTTGACCGCAACCATCCCAACGCGATAGCAACGCAGACAGCGTTCCGCCTCGGCAACCGCCTGGCTCTCGGGCATGGCCAATTCGATTTCGTCGTAGTTCGTGGCCCGTTCCGCGCCATTCACCTTGGGCTGGTGCTCACGATGAAGGCCACCGAGAATACCCACATTTTCCTTGTCGTTGAAGACGCCGAACTGGTTGACCAGATCTTCCATGGCGTCCTCGTCATCAAGATAGGCCTTCCCTTCGGTAAGATAGCGGTGCATGGCCCGGGCCGCCCGGCGGCCGTGACCCACGGCAACAACCACGGTCATGGCTCCGTATTCGCAGTCGCCGCCGGCAAAGATCCCTTCGCAGTCGGTCATCATGGTGCCGCCCTTGGTGACAATGCTCTTCCAACGGGTCTGCTTGATGCCGAAGTCATCTTCACCGAGATAATCGAGATCGGGATCCTGTCCGATAGCGGGGATAACCAGTTCACAGGGAATAACATATTCGCTGCCGGGAACAGGCTGCGGACTGCGACGGCCGGATTCATCCGGTTCGCCCAGTTCCATTTTAATGACCTCGACGCCGACCACACGGTTATCCTCGGTGACCAGGCGGGTGGGATTGCGAAGAAACTCGAACTTGACGTTTTCTTCCTCGGCGTCATCGACCTCGTAGGGCTCGGCCGGCATTTCCTTGCGGGTACGCCGGTAGACCAGGATCGATTCCTCGGCTCCTTCACGCAGCGCCACACGAACACAGTCAATGGCGGTGTTACCACCGCCGACAACCACGATGCGTTTGGGCGTTTCAATGGGCTGACCCAGCGCCACGGCCCGCAGATAGTGAATGCCACCGGGGGAGAATCCGTCGTAGCCTTTATCCTCGCCTTCAACACCCATGGGCTTTGATTTAAAGGCGCCTGTACCAAGGAAAACAGCGTCGTACTGTTCTTTTAGCTGGCTCAGCGACACATCGCGCCCCAGTTTGACACCGTACTCGATCTCAACGCCGAGGGAAGCCACGATGTCGGC
Protein-coding regions in this window:
- a CDS encoding FAD:protein FMN transferase — protein: MKRSSFFTLASFLILIGLAALTLRPSEPSPPVSQFTGLTMGTTFTVTLAGDIDATTLDAIKQEAFAVLEDINQKMSTYLPSSEVSRFSDEQTTEWMPVSTATAEVVDLALRIGAETAGAFDITVGPLVDLWGFGPVSRPDLVPAPSDIDRLLAITGYEKVECRLAPPMLRKVDPRLRIDLSAIAKGYAADRVAARLLSRGLHDFIVEVGGEVVVRGAKGPQTPWRIGIESPLSDRREIGDVLSLRDMAMATSGDYRNYFEDNGRRYSHTIDPRTGYPIDHALAAVTILDPSCARADALATAFMVLGPDQAFSLAEKANIAALLIVKTPSGFVEKRSKAFQAKAPQSL
- a CDS encoding NADH-quinone oxidoreductase subunit M; the encoded protein is METSLPLLSLLVWLPLLGALTCLLLRPYTGAGRWTALAVTTAVFSLNLWAFLESRGLDGWLWQEDHAWIPRYGIRYTLGMDGLSLTLTLLTAFLLVIAVLISWRLDVHTHFFFSLLLLIESGIMGVFLALDLVLFYLFWEVMLIPMFFLIGVWGHENRLYAAVKFFLFTLAGSLLMLLAMITLYLVHGDQSGHYTFALASLVDTQLPPALSWWLFGAFFAAFAVKVPLFPLHTWLPDAHTEAPTAGSVILAGVLLKTGVYGLLRYGFPLFPEPARASLPVLGVLSLIAIFYAAWIAYTQSDAKRLIAYSSVAHMGFVILGIAAWNTTALEGSLLQMVNHGITTGALFALIGMIDARAHTREISELGGLWAKAPVLGAFFLFFALASLGLPGLNNFTGEILILIGTFAVHPLWASLGLVGVLFAAIYMLRLVQGVLWGQSHSTQDWGDISWRETLILAPLALLVLWLGLYPHPFLEPLREPVQRLLLESSLRGLGGLP
- the nuoL gene encoding NADH-quinone oxidoreductase subunit L, with the protein product MTHSTLLLIPLAPLIGGILNVLFGMRLPRRLSEFLAVAGVAASALLTLAAWPLAGGEGTHFTLFTWLQSGTLQIPFELLFDPLSAPMALMVTSVSTLIHLYAIGYMQGEEDYARFFALLNLFVFAMLLIVLADNLLVLFLGWEGVGFCSYALIGFWYRQEKNANAGRKAFLVTRVGDVFLGIAILWLFDLFGTLSISAINSQAAGLAAGVLTPLVILLLLGACGKSAQLPLMTWLPDAMAGPTPVSALIHAATMVTAGVYLLCRLFPLVSLSATGMALISAVGALTAFYAATCALAQREIKKVLAYSTMSQVGYMFLGVGSGAVAGAMFHLFTHAFFKALLFMAAGCVIHLCAQENDIFRMGGLARKSPLVFILFLAGALSLAGAPLSSGFFSKDSLLAADYALHTPFYTGLLVLAVLTALLTAVYTFRLLYLVFAGTPRFSGEPHHLPRLMTWPLIPLAIVAVGGGLINLPEFYGGHAWLSHFLGSLAGAPVHISHTEEGFIAALAAILFVLGWLLSRRRYQGDLPEETGPVWRFLLSGWQADTLIRKVLLHPFASLARFFWQGTDRSLIDGILHSLARGCQLGGDRLRALTSGRLSHYLAAVAWGLLLFMLFFLVQVAQS
- a CDS encoding NADH-quinone oxidoreductase subunit N gives rise to the protein MTLLELHALLPVLLLAAGAVALLLAGAWQAHYVTAMTYGVLIALGAAAIALFYEPATASTALGLFTMDSYSRFFAVLWSLLAALTLLMSFRYGQRHYFLGGEYAALILFAAAGMILLSSASSFFGLFLGLETFTLVFYILIAFHKGSPLGAEAGLKYLIMGGVATGLLAMGIALIYAATGTFHFDSASLIPVGDQALRPLLLAGWALLLGGLGFKTSLVPFHLWTPDVYEGAPSPVTALLATGSKGAVFAALVLLFAGSDLTGSPLGSLLWLLSALSMAVGTLCALRQHNLKRMLAYSSVVHMGYLLLALLPAGSNGSGAILFYLVAYSGATLGAFAVLTVFSTGESEAASYDHFRGVGYRQPLAALVLLICMLSLAGIPPTAGFMGKFSIFYAAIEGGYTGLALIGILSSLISLAYYLRPVMVMYMAGTEDGMTVTETSCSAAEKSVLILCLLVTLLLGVYPGPLFDTIALILP
- a CDS encoding CoA-binding protein — encoded protein: MENRIAQFLKADTFAVAGASTNRDKYGNKVLRCYLQNGRKAIPINPRATEIEGIPCVSSVAELPAEAKSLSIITPPKITEQVVTAAIAKGIENIWMQPGAESPAAIALCEEKGINVIADGSCLLVVLGFRDV